A portion of the Micromonospora tarapacensis genome contains these proteins:
- a CDS encoding DUF397 domain-containing protein translates to MTALDLSRANWRTSTRSVGNGNCVEVATVDGTVAVRDSKERHGPVLSFGPSAWAAFVSSVHTR, encoded by the coding sequence ATGACGGCGCTCGACCTGTCCCGGGCCAACTGGCGCACCAGCACGCGCAGCGTGGGCAATGGCAACTGCGTCGAGGTCGCCACCGTGGACGGTACAGTCGCGGTGCGGGACAGCAAGGAGCGCCACGGACCGGTCCTGAGCTTCGGGCCGTCGGCCTGGGCCGCCTTCGTCTCCAGCGTCCACACTCGCTGA
- a CDS encoding glycoside hydrolase family 9 protein, with amino-acid sequence MTPSRRRLAVLAAATAVALVGVSAGTAFADPPADAPEQIRNGDFSDGSSPWFSYGTNTLGVVDGQLCATVAAGLANPWDAGIGHDAVPLIAGAEYTLGFDVTSTPGGPVAAVLQLGSEPYTGYYSVTAAATPTQQRVERTFVAPTDDSRAQLIFQIGGSAEARTVCLDNVSLRGGNPPEPYVPDTGPRVRVNQVGYLPGGPKHATVVTEATEALPWELHSASGAVLASGTTTPRGVDEASAQNVHSVNFSSYRTPGQGLTLAVDGEVSHPFDISGTLYDQLRSDALQFFYIQRSGIEIDGDLVGEEYARPAGHLGVAPNQGDTDVPCAAGACDYRLDVRGGWYDAGDHGKYVVNGGIATYQLLSTFERTKNAATAGFGADLGDGTLRLPERDNGVPDILDEARWELEFLLRMQVPAGEPLAGMAHHKIHDRNWTGLPMQPEDDPEPRELHPPSTAATLNLAAVAAQCARLFAPYDTEFAQRCGSAAKTAYAAAKANPARYAPATGNGGGPYDDTNVTDEFYWAAAELYLTTGEGTYLTDLTASPHHTGDVFDPRGFGWQSVATLGRLDLATVPNGLPAAERTRIRESVITAADRYLAEIGRQAYGLPMPGDPNSYFWGGNGAIINNAVVLATAFDLTGAAKYRDGAVQTMDYILGRNALNISYVTGWGEHAAENQHSRIFGFQLDPSMPKPPAGSIAGGPNAALQDPFVEQLLDGCAPMFCFVDDIASYSTNEVAINWNSALAWIASFLADQGDAGAVPAPTCTVSYTNYGSWQGGTGFTAQVDIRNTGTAPVNGWTARFAFTGDAKVREAWMANVTQSGATVTAKNESYNSRINPGGSVMFGFNATTSGGATPSPHLITVNGGACTAS; translated from the coding sequence GTGACGCCATCCCGACGTCGTCTCGCGGTGCTCGCCGCAGCGACCGCCGTGGCGCTGGTCGGCGTTAGTGCCGGCACCGCTTTCGCCGATCCACCCGCCGACGCACCCGAACAGATCCGCAACGGTGACTTCAGCGACGGCTCGTCGCCCTGGTTCTCCTATGGCACCAACACGCTCGGCGTGGTCGACGGCCAGCTCTGCGCCACCGTGGCCGCTGGCCTGGCCAACCCCTGGGACGCCGGCATCGGCCACGACGCGGTGCCGCTGATCGCCGGTGCCGAGTACACCCTCGGCTTCGACGTCACCTCCACCCCCGGTGGCCCGGTGGCCGCCGTGCTGCAACTCGGCAGCGAGCCCTACACCGGTTACTACTCGGTCACCGCCGCCGCGACCCCGACCCAGCAGCGCGTCGAGCGCACCTTCGTCGCCCCGACCGACGACAGCCGCGCCCAGCTGATCTTCCAGATCGGCGGCAGCGCCGAGGCGCGGACCGTCTGCCTGGACAACGTCTCGCTGCGCGGCGGCAACCCGCCCGAGCCGTACGTGCCGGACACCGGCCCCCGGGTCCGGGTGAACCAGGTCGGTTACCTGCCCGGCGGGCCGAAGCACGCCACGGTGGTCACCGAGGCCACCGAGGCGCTGCCCTGGGAGCTGCACTCCGCCTCCGGAGCCGTGCTGGCCAGCGGCACCACCACGCCGCGCGGGGTCGACGAGGCGTCGGCGCAGAACGTGCACTCGGTGAACTTCTCGTCGTACCGCACCCCGGGGCAGGGGCTGACGCTGGCCGTGGACGGCGAGGTCAGTCACCCGTTCGACATCTCCGGCACGCTCTACGACCAGCTCCGGTCCGACGCCCTGCAGTTCTTCTACATCCAGCGCAGCGGTATCGAGATCGACGGTGATCTGGTCGGCGAGGAGTACGCCCGCCCCGCCGGTCACCTGGGCGTCGCCCCGAACCAGGGCGACACCGACGTGCCCTGTGCCGCCGGGGCCTGCGACTACCGGCTGGACGTGCGCGGCGGCTGGTACGACGCGGGCGACCACGGCAAGTACGTGGTCAACGGCGGTATCGCCACCTACCAGCTGTTGAGCACCTTCGAGCGGACCAAGAACGCCGCCACGGCCGGCTTCGGTGCCGACCTCGGCGACGGGACGCTGCGGCTGCCCGAGCGGGACAACGGGGTGCCGGACATCCTCGACGAGGCCCGCTGGGAGCTGGAGTTCCTGCTGCGGATGCAGGTGCCGGCCGGCGAGCCGCTGGCCGGGATGGCCCACCACAAGATCCACGACCGGAACTGGACCGGCCTGCCGATGCAGCCCGAGGACGACCCGGAGCCGCGTGAGCTGCACCCGCCGTCCACCGCCGCCACTTTGAACCTGGCCGCCGTCGCCGCCCAGTGCGCCCGGCTGTTCGCTCCGTACGACACGGAGTTCGCGCAGCGCTGCGGCAGTGCGGCGAAGACCGCGTACGCGGCGGCCAAGGCGAACCCGGCCCGGTACGCCCCCGCCACCGGCAACGGCGGTGGCCCGTACGACGACACAAACGTCACCGACGAGTTCTACTGGGCGGCCGCCGAGCTGTACCTGACCACCGGCGAGGGCACCTACCTGACCGATCTGACCGCCTCGCCGCACCACACCGGTGACGTCTTCGACCCCCGTGGCTTCGGCTGGCAGAGCGTGGCCACGCTGGGCCGCCTCGACCTGGCCACCGTGCCGAACGGGCTGCCGGCCGCCGAGCGGACCCGGATCCGCGAGTCGGTCATCACCGCCGCCGACAGGTACCTCGCCGAGATCGGCCGGCAGGCGTACGGGCTGCCCATGCCCGGCGACCCGAACAGCTACTTCTGGGGCGGCAACGGCGCCATCATCAACAACGCCGTCGTGCTGGCCACCGCGTTCGACCTGACCGGAGCGGCGAAGTACCGCGACGGCGCGGTGCAGACGATGGACTACATCCTCGGCCGAAACGCGCTGAACATCTCGTACGTCACCGGGTGGGGCGAGCACGCGGCGGAGAACCAGCACAGCCGGATCTTCGGCTTCCAGCTCGACCCGAGCATGCCGAAGCCGCCCGCCGGCTCGATCGCCGGCGGACCGAACGCCGCCCTCCAGGACCCGTTCGTGGAGCAGCTGCTCGACGGCTGCGCGCCGATGTTCTGCTTCGTCGACGACATCGCCTCGTACTCGACAAACGAGGTAGCGATCAACTGGAACTCGGCACTGGCCTGGATCGCCTCGTTCCTGGCCGACCAGGGCGATGCCGGCGCGGTGCCGGCGCCCACCTGCACGGTGTCGTACACCAACTACGGCTCGTGGCAGGGCGGCACCGGCTTCACCGCCCAGGTGGACATCCGCAACACCGGCACCGCGCCGGTGAACGGCTGGACCGCCCGGTTCGCCTTCACCGGTGACGCCAAGGTGCGCGAGGCGTGGATGGCGAACGTGACGCAGTCCGGGGCCACGGTGACCGCGAAGAACGAGTCGTACAACTCGCGGATCAACCCGGGTGGCTCGGTGATGTTCGGTTTCAACGCCACCACCAGCGGCGGCGCCACTCCGTCGCCTCACCTGATCACGGTCAACGGCGGCGCCTGCACCGCCTCGTGA
- a CDS encoding TIGR03885 family FMN-dependent LLM class oxidoreductase produces MTAIGFHASHEQIHPRELLAAVIHAESVGFDAAMCSDHFAPWSERQGHSGFAWSWLGSALEATGLSFGVVNAPGQRYHPAIIAQAIGTLGAMYPGRFWAALGSGEAANEHITGEAWPNKDVRNARLRECVQIIRALLAGEEVSHDGLVRVDRARLWSRPEQPPALVGAAVSVATARWCAEWADGLITVNAPMEHLRRMIDAYREAGGRGPVHLQVHLSWAPAQAEAEAIAYDQWRSNVFAPPVCWDLTTPEHFDAVSAEVPMTRLAEVVNISADLGRHVGWLEEYVDLGFDQIALHHVGQEQRAFLDAFGDRVLPKLRRAG; encoded by the coding sequence ATGACGGCGATCGGTTTCCACGCTTCCCACGAGCAGATCCACCCGCGTGAGCTGCTGGCGGCGGTGATCCACGCCGAGAGCGTCGGCTTCGACGCCGCCATGTGCTCGGACCACTTCGCGCCGTGGAGCGAGCGTCAGGGCCACTCCGGGTTCGCCTGGTCCTGGCTCGGGTCGGCGCTGGAGGCCACCGGGCTGTCGTTCGGCGTGGTCAACGCGCCCGGGCAGCGCTACCACCCGGCGATCATCGCGCAGGCCATCGGCACCCTGGGCGCGATGTACCCGGGCCGCTTCTGGGCGGCGCTGGGCTCCGGCGAGGCCGCCAACGAGCACATCACCGGCGAGGCCTGGCCGAACAAGGACGTCCGCAACGCCCGGCTGCGCGAGTGTGTCCAGATCATCCGCGCCCTGTTGGCCGGCGAGGAGGTCAGCCACGACGGCCTGGTCCGGGTCGACCGGGCCAGGCTCTGGAGCCGCCCGGAGCAGCCGCCGGCGCTGGTCGGTGCGGCGGTCAGCGTCGCCACGGCCCGCTGGTGCGCCGAGTGGGCGGACGGGCTGATCACGGTCAACGCGCCGATGGAACACCTACGCCGCATGATCGACGCCTATCGGGAAGCCGGCGGGCGCGGGCCGGTGCACCTGCAGGTGCACCTCAGCTGGGCGCCGGCGCAGGCCGAGGCCGAGGCGATCGCGTACGACCAGTGGCGCAGCAACGTCTTCGCGCCGCCGGTCTGCTGGGACCTGACCACGCCCGAGCACTTCGACGCGGTCTCCGCCGAGGTGCCGATGACCCGGCTCGCCGAGGTGGTCAACATCTCCGCCGACCTGGGCCGGCACGTGGGTTGGCTGGAGGAGTACGTCGATCTCGGCTTCGACCAGATCGCCCTGCACCACGTCGGGCAGGAGCAGCGGGCGTTCCTTGACGCCTTCGGCGACCGGGTCCTGCCGAAACTGCGCCGCGCCGGCTGA
- a CDS encoding GOLPH3/VPS74 family protein, whose translation MLIADEFFLIAHNDTRGKAKLHPAATGLGLAGGLLGELVLYGHIMIASGQVTVIDRRPPADALAHTVLDQLIGEAQHQAVRTWLSFLAQTSVNSVGERLARAGVLRRQESRRLLRTTVTYQPIDLNVAAWPATRLRALLERAEPPSVPDALLLGLVAAAGLTREVLWSTGPRAHHRLNLIIPALPAPLKELVAHTEAAVGAAVLRGIP comes from the coding sequence TTGCTCATCGCCGACGAGTTCTTCCTGATCGCGCACAACGACACCCGGGGCAAGGCGAAGCTGCACCCGGCGGCGACCGGTCTCGGGCTGGCCGGCGGTCTCCTCGGTGAGCTGGTCCTCTACGGACACATCATGATCGCCTCGGGCCAGGTCACCGTGATCGACCGCCGCCCACCGGCCGACGCGTTGGCGCACACCGTGCTGGACCAGCTGATCGGGGAGGCCCAGCACCAGGCGGTGCGGACCTGGCTCAGCTTCCTCGCCCAGACCTCGGTGAACTCGGTGGGGGAGCGGCTGGCGCGGGCCGGCGTGCTGCGGCGGCAGGAGAGCCGGCGACTGCTGCGAACCACCGTCACCTACCAGCCGATCGACCTCAACGTCGCGGCGTGGCCGGCCACCCGGCTGCGCGCGCTGCTGGAGCGGGCGGAGCCACCGAGCGTGCCCGACGCGCTGCTGCTCGGGCTGGTCGCCGCCGCCGGCCTGACCCGCGAGGTGCTCTGGAGCACCGGCCCCCGCGCCCACCACCGGCTCAACCTGATCATCCCGGCCCTGCCGGCTCCGCTGAAGGAGCTCGTCGCGCACACCGAGGCCGCCGTCGGTGCGGCCGTGCTGCGCGGCATCCCCTGA
- a CDS encoding helix-turn-helix domain-containing protein: MSEDDRRCQDCGTPLSRYNTAPQCAPCTSSRREVPALTMQVPPQVWFTADMRRALSQWNWQTVLTAVANETGASQTQFAELTGLSQAHISRLMSGTSRCFDIRTISQIVDGLGAPRLLAGLAPVPAWSGDNLGTQGDEEAEPMKRRTLVSASLAAPFAAVLGEVQTYVAADGARQIRLMVPELYTLDDQIGGEAVCQAAQWCLSKVDSLLNQADYNEPTGRELQSAYGEMAEMAGWLHFDAGRYEEARFYYGEALRAAQLADDLNLEVLTLASMNTLSRYQGRPREAIQLIQLAQRRAAGWAPPRLAALLAAREAVCWAQLGDAAASRNAMHRAYHVFHPDIGEEDPHWLAFFDTAELAARRATASGYLGRPEQAATAMQAAVDGLGAKFQRNRAYYSVRLGLSLLAEGDQTRACHIVAPVLPLFKDVRSGRANARLREFCHQLQTSTAPAARDLLGQVHTLQITGQPA, from the coding sequence GTGTCCGAGGACGACCGCCGCTGCCAGGACTGCGGCACACCGCTGAGCCGCTACAACACCGCACCGCAATGCGCTCCGTGCACCTCAAGCCGCCGTGAAGTGCCCGCGCTGACGATGCAGGTGCCTCCGCAGGTGTGGTTCACCGCGGACATGCGTCGGGCGTTGAGCCAGTGGAACTGGCAGACCGTGCTGACCGCCGTGGCCAACGAGACCGGCGCGTCACAGACGCAGTTCGCCGAGCTGACCGGCCTGTCCCAGGCGCACATCTCCCGGCTGATGAGCGGCACGAGTAGATGCTTCGACATCCGCACCATCAGCCAGATCGTGGACGGTCTCGGCGCGCCGCGCCTGCTCGCCGGGCTCGCTCCCGTCCCGGCTTGGTCTGGGGATAACCTGGGCACGCAGGGAGACGAGGAGGCCGAGCCGATGAAGCGCCGCACGCTGGTCAGCGCCTCGCTGGCCGCGCCGTTCGCGGCCGTACTCGGCGAGGTCCAGACCTACGTCGCCGCCGACGGGGCACGCCAGATCCGACTCATGGTGCCCGAGCTGTACACCCTCGACGATCAGATCGGCGGCGAGGCCGTCTGCCAGGCCGCCCAGTGGTGCCTGAGCAAGGTCGACAGCCTGCTCAACCAGGCCGACTACAACGAGCCGACCGGCCGCGAACTCCAATCCGCGTACGGCGAGATGGCTGAGATGGCCGGCTGGCTCCACTTCGACGCCGGCCGCTACGAAGAAGCCAGGTTCTACTACGGCGAAGCGCTTCGCGCCGCTCAACTCGCCGACGACCTCAACCTGGAAGTCCTCACCCTCGCGAGCATGAACACGCTGTCGCGCTACCAGGGACGCCCCCGCGAGGCCATCCAGCTCATCCAGCTCGCGCAACGCCGAGCCGCCGGCTGGGCACCGCCGCGCCTGGCCGCCCTGCTTGCGGCGCGCGAGGCCGTCTGCTGGGCACAACTCGGCGACGCCGCCGCCTCACGCAACGCGATGCACCGCGCCTACCACGTCTTCCACCCCGACATCGGCGAGGAAGACCCGCACTGGCTCGCCTTCTTCGACACCGCGGAACTCGCCGCCCGCCGCGCCACCGCCAGCGGCTACCTCGGCCGACCCGAACAGGCCGCCACCGCCATGCAGGCGGCCGTCGACGGCCTGGGAGCCAAGTTCCAGCGCAACCGCGCCTACTACAGCGTCCGCCTCGGCCTGTCGCTGCTGGCTGAAGGGGACCAGACCCGCGCCTGTCACATCGTGGCCCCAGTGCTCCCACTGTTCAAAGACGTCCGCTCCGGCCGGGCAAACGCCCGGCTGCGCGAGTTCTGCCACCAGCTCCAAACATCCACCGCGCCAGCCGCCCGTGATCTTCTTGGACAGGTCCACACCCTCCAGATCACCGGGCAGCCTGCGTGA
- a CDS encoding GNAT family N-acetyltransferase yields the protein MTSQPHIRRLDATDLPRHRPHFIDLYREVYAEPPYLETDEHVTAYVQRFAEESSQPGFALVTAETDTEVIGYAYGHAFSADEWWPDTDHEPVETRGRTKFAVIELAVRKPHRGRGIGAQLMAALLDRRPEHLATLCSNPAAPARHIYQHWGWQPVATAYPTGFPPMDVLVLQLQEAANPA from the coding sequence GTGACCAGCCAACCTCACATCCGCCGCCTCGACGCGACCGACCTGCCACGCCATCGGCCGCACTTCATAGACCTCTACCGGGAGGTCTACGCCGAACCGCCGTACCTGGAAACCGACGAACACGTCACCGCATACGTGCAACGGTTCGCCGAGGAGTCGTCCCAGCCCGGCTTCGCCCTCGTCACCGCGGAGACCGACACCGAAGTGATCGGTTACGCCTACGGACACGCCTTCTCCGCCGACGAATGGTGGCCAGACACCGACCACGAACCCGTCGAGACCAGGGGACGCACCAAGTTCGCCGTCATCGAACTCGCCGTACGCAAGCCACATCGTGGCCGGGGAATCGGCGCACAGCTCATGGCGGCCCTGCTCGACCGACGGCCAGAACACCTGGCAACACTGTGCTCAAACCCCGCCGCGCCAGCTCGCCACATCTACCAACACTGGGGCTGGCAACCCGTCGCCACCGCCTATCCAACCGGCTTCCCACCGATGGACGTACTCGTCCTTCAGCTTCAAGAAGCAGCAAACCCGGCCTGA
- a CDS encoding NADP-dependent succinic semialdehyde dehydrogenase — translation MTIATTNPVTGQVLKTYEAMSDEQIDGAIERTELAYRQLRGTTIEQRGRWLRAAADLLEAERDEIARLMTTEMGKTFAASKAEVTKCAAACRFYAGHAAEFLADEPADAEAVSATRAFVRYQPIGPVLAVMPWNFPLWQVMRFAAPALMAGNTGLLKHASNVPQTALLLEDVFRRAGFPEGAFTTLLVGSDAVDRILRDPRVRAATLTGSEVAGRSIAQIAGRELKRTVLELGGSDPFVVMPSADVDLAAEVATTARCQNNGQSCIAAKRFIVHTDVFDAFAEAFAHRMSALRVGDPMDDDTDVGPLASERGRDEVDGQVRDAIDKGATVLCGGEKPAGEGWFYPPTVVTDLDPGMRMWAEEVFGPVAGLYRVSSYDEAIELANGTAFGLGSNAWTRDPQEQERFARDLEAGSVFINGMTTSYPELPFGGVKKSGYGRELSAQGMHEFCNVKTVWVGAGAATAGAGAHAE, via the coding sequence ATGACCATCGCCACCACCAACCCCGTGACCGGTCAGGTGCTCAAGACGTACGAGGCGATGTCCGACGAGCAGATCGACGGGGCGATCGAACGCACCGAACTGGCCTACCGGCAGCTGCGCGGCACCACGATCGAGCAGCGTGGGCGATGGCTGCGCGCGGCGGCCGACCTGCTGGAGGCGGAGCGGGACGAGATCGCCCGGCTGATGACCACCGAGATGGGCAAGACCTTCGCCGCGTCGAAGGCCGAGGTCACCAAGTGCGCCGCCGCCTGCCGCTTCTACGCCGGGCACGCCGCCGAGTTTCTCGCCGACGAACCCGCCGACGCCGAGGCGGTCTCCGCCACCCGGGCATTCGTGCGTTACCAACCGATCGGGCCGGTGCTGGCGGTGATGCCGTGGAACTTCCCGCTCTGGCAGGTCATGCGGTTCGCGGCGCCGGCACTGATGGCGGGCAACACCGGGCTGCTCAAGCACGCCTCCAACGTGCCGCAGACCGCGCTGCTGCTGGAGGACGTGTTCCGCCGCGCCGGTTTCCCCGAGGGGGCCTTCACCACCCTGCTGGTCGGCTCCGACGCGGTGGACCGGATCCTGCGCGACCCCCGGGTGCGGGCCGCCACCCTGACCGGCAGCGAGGTCGCCGGTCGGTCGATCGCCCAGATCGCCGGCCGGGAACTCAAGAGGACCGTGCTGGAACTGGGCGGCAGCGATCCGTTCGTGGTGATGCCCTCGGCCGACGTGGATCTGGCCGCCGAGGTGGCCACCACCGCCCGCTGCCAGAACAACGGCCAGTCCTGCATCGCGGCCAAGCGCTTCATCGTGCACACCGACGTCTTCGACGCCTTCGCCGAGGCGTTCGCGCATCGGATGTCGGCGCTGCGGGTGGGTGACCCGATGGACGACGACACCGACGTCGGCCCGCTGGCCAGCGAGCGGGGCCGCGACGAGGTCGACGGGCAGGTCCGCGACGCGATCGACAAGGGAGCCACCGTGCTCTGTGGCGGCGAGAAACCCGCCGGCGAAGGCTGGTTCTACCCGCCGACCGTGGTGACGGACCTGGACCCGGGAATGCGGATGTGGGCCGAGGAGGTGTTCGGGCCGGTCGCCGGCCTGTACCGGGTGTCGTCGTACGACGAGGCGATCGAGTTGGCCAACGGCACCGCCTTCGGGCTCGGCTCGAACGCGTGGACCCGGGATCCGCAGGAGCAGGAACGATTCGCCCGCGACCTGGAGGCGGGGTCCGTCTTCATCAACGGCATGACCACGTCCTATCCCGAGCTGCCCTTCGGTGGGGTGAAGAAGTCCGGCTACGGGCGTGAGCTGTCGGCCCAGGGCATGCACGAGTTCTGCAACGTCAAGACCGTCTGGGTGGGCGCGGGCGCGGCCACGGCCGGCGCGGGCGCGCACGCCGAGTAG
- a CDS encoding antibiotic biosynthesis monooxygenase, producing the protein MTVSPAAPVTVAVARRTDPARTDEMVAWMRAGTALAEAFPGFLGAGWVRSAPGSGEWHMLYRFADQDMLRRWEESPQRRWWLTSAQGIVEHTRVERRTGVEGWFDPPRAEVVERLDAAPTVPPSPPRWKQAVTIWLAFFPLSLTATVLTGQLLPGLPTAARVLVMTLTLTPLMTYLVLPRITRALHWWLHGQRAPWRTPRRSA; encoded by the coding sequence ATGACCGTCAGCCCTGCCGCCCCGGTGACCGTCGCCGTGGCCCGACGCACCGATCCCGCCCGCACCGACGAGATGGTGGCGTGGATGCGGGCCGGCACCGCGCTGGCCGAGGCGTTTCCGGGCTTCCTCGGCGCGGGGTGGGTGCGCAGCGCGCCGGGGTCCGGCGAGTGGCACATGCTCTACCGTTTCGCCGATCAGGACATGCTGCGCCGGTGGGAGGAGTCGCCGCAGCGGCGCTGGTGGCTGACCTCGGCGCAGGGCATCGTCGAGCACACCCGGGTCGAGCGCCGGACCGGCGTGGAGGGCTGGTTCGACCCGCCGCGTGCGGAGGTCGTCGAGCGGCTCGACGCGGCGCCGACCGTGCCGCCGTCGCCCCCGCGCTGGAAACAGGCGGTGACGATCTGGCTGGCGTTCTTTCCGCTCAGCCTCACCGCCACCGTGCTGACCGGTCAGCTCCTGCCGGGCCTGCCGACCGCGGCGCGGGTGCTGGTCATGACGCTCACCCTGACCCCGTTGATGACGTACCTGGTGCTGCCCCGGATCACCCGGGCACTGCACTGGTGGCTGCACGGGCAGCGGGCACCCTGGCGCACACCACGCCGGTCAGCGTAG
- a CDS encoding PP2C family protein-serine/threonine phosphatase, with the protein MTLKLRSAGASDRGLIRSGNQDALHAGTWLVAVADGMGGMAAGDLASAIAIEAVAPLDLATPEDALVAALQSGIQLATDRIRQAVAEDPQRQGMGTTLTALLFARTGSCLALAHVGDSRAYLFRDGVLKQITRDDTFVQMLVDQGLITADQAGSHPRRAVVTQALQGDEISPTYATMLPRAGDRWLLCSDGLSNVVRADTLAEVLTGQPDREGCAGALIDLALRAGGPDNVTVVVADVVEEP; encoded by the coding sequence ATGACCCTCAAGCTGCGTTCCGCCGGGGCGAGCGACCGTGGGCTGATCCGCAGCGGTAACCAGGACGCCTTGCACGCCGGCACCTGGCTCGTCGCCGTGGCCGACGGCATGGGCGGTATGGCCGCGGGCGACCTGGCCAGCGCCATCGCCATCGAGGCGGTGGCGCCACTGGATCTGGCCACGCCCGAGGACGCGCTGGTCGCCGCGCTGCAGAGCGGCATCCAGCTGGCCACCGACCGGATCCGGCAGGCGGTCGCCGAGGATCCGCAACGGCAGGGGATGGGCACCACACTGACCGCGCTGCTGTTCGCGCGTACCGGCAGCTGCCTGGCCCTGGCCCACGTGGGCGACTCCCGGGCCTACCTGTTCCGCGACGGCGTGCTCAAGCAGATCACCCGGGACGACACCTTCGTGCAGATGCTCGTCGACCAGGGGCTGATCACTGCCGACCAGGCCGGCAGCCACCCCCGCCGGGCCGTGGTCACCCAGGCGTTGCAGGGCGACGAGATCTCCCCGACGTACGCGACGATGCTGCCCCGGGCCGGCGACCGCTGGCTGCTGTGCAGCGACGGGCTGTCCAACGTCGTCCGCGCCGACACCCTGGCCGAGGTGCTGACCGGCCAGCCGGACCGGGAGGGCTGCGCGGGTGCCCTGATCGACCTGGCGCTGCGTGCCGGCGGCCCGGACAACGTCACGGTGGTCGTCGCGGACGTGGTCGAGGAGCCGTGA
- a CDS encoding helix-turn-helix domain-containing protein, giving the protein MTASPTVRRRRIARELRQLRERAGMTLDVAARQLDMSKSNLSRIENAQIGIKPRDVRAALALYQVTGSDAEALIEIARGAQQRGWWQHYSDVLPEWFEFYVGLEAEAATLRTYEAEAVPGLLQTEAYAREIYRLTAGEEDLDRKVAARLRRQDVLRSDDPAELSVVLNEAALLRPVSGRGVMAGQMVHLEAVAQLQNVTIQVLPFDAGGHPAMNSPYVILTFADAADAAVVYLENLSTGLALEEVAQVRSYSLVHERLRRLALDPAASLVRLKEASRYFT; this is encoded by the coding sequence GTGACCGCGAGCCCCACCGTCCGCCGCCGCCGCATCGCCCGGGAACTACGCCAGTTGCGCGAACGCGCCGGGATGACCCTGGATGTCGCCGCCCGGCAGTTGGACATGTCCAAGAGCAACCTGTCCCGCATCGAGAACGCCCAGATCGGCATCAAGCCGCGCGACGTCCGGGCCGCACTGGCGCTGTACCAGGTCACCGGGAGCGACGCCGAGGCACTCATCGAGATCGCCCGGGGTGCCCAGCAGCGTGGTTGGTGGCAGCACTACAGCGACGTGCTGCCGGAGTGGTTCGAGTTCTACGTCGGGCTGGAGGCCGAGGCCGCCACCCTGCGCACGTACGAGGCGGAGGCGGTGCCCGGACTGCTGCAGACCGAGGCGTACGCCCGGGAGATCTACCGGCTCACCGCCGGCGAGGAGGATCTGGATCGCAAGGTCGCCGCCCGGTTGCGCCGGCAGGACGTGCTGCGCAGCGACGACCCGGCCGAGCTGTCGGTGGTGCTGAACGAGGCGGCCCTGCTACGCCCCGTCAGCGGCCGGGGGGTGATGGCGGGGCAGATGGTCCACCTGGAAGCCGTCGCTCAGTTACAGAATGTCACAATCCAGGTACTTCCCTTCGATGCCGGCGGGCATCCCGCGATGAACTCACCGTACGTGATCCTCACGTTCGCGGACGCGGCCGACGCCGCCGTGGTCTACCTGGAAAATCTCTCGACAGGCCTGGCACTGGAGGAGGTCGCGCAGGTGCGCTCGTATAGCCTTGTGCACGAGAGGCTGCGCCGCCTGGCGCTCGATCCGGCAGCGTCCCTGGTCCGCCTGAAAGAAGCTTCTCGCTACTTTACGTGA
- a CDS encoding DUF6343 family protein produces MTRSQPRRARGTVGHAYSALNLRLVLASFGLVTMIVFAVLAFRADLAWLGGVCAVFAVVAVVDLVVIQRRRAARRREEPGARHSLFE; encoded by the coding sequence ATGACGAGATCACAGCCCCGGCGTGCCCGCGGCACGGTCGGTCACGCCTACAGCGCGCTGAACCTGCGGCTCGTGCTGGCGAGCTTCGGGCTGGTGACGATGATCGTTTTTGCGGTGCTGGCGTTCCGCGCCGACCTGGCCTGGTTGGGCGGCGTCTGTGCCGTCTTCGCGGTGGTCGCCGTCGTCGACCTGGTCGTCATCCAACGTCGCCGTGCCGCTCGCCGCCGGGAGGAACCCGGCGCGCGGCACTCGCTCTTCGAGTGA